From a region of the Chitinophagaceae bacterium genome:
- a CDS encoding TonB-dependent receptor produces the protein MIRYIFILLFIGSVFPCFSQKKYTLSGYIRDMRTGENLIGANVFDKNTFLGNVTNKYGFFSVSLPEGKYTIVFSYVGYNSMDTTFLLDGDKKMSVLLESGTVLEEVLVDSEYDHLENTQMGLVSIPIDQVKLLPRFGGEVDIFKVLQLMPGIKNGGEGSSGLYVRGGGPDQNLILLDGVPVYNASHLFGFFSVFNDDAINNVEVIKGGFPARYGGRLSSVIDMTMKEGNMNKFNVSSTIGLVAAKVTVEGPIKKNKSSFIVSARRTYIDLILKPILGSNAFNYYFYDINAKINYIFSPKNRIYASFYMGRDYFFSGNKINRISTLKVKNSEKQDSTIYVSYNSDSENEISWGNITAVLRWNTVLTPKLFHNLTFTYSEYNFSSMAKQTIVSENTTYIDNSYSRTEYSSGIQDLGLKTEFEWDPNTHHSFRTGGNVTHHTFRPGVASQSSSFKKDTTTGNSQISAMEFAFYVEDDYKITRRWRANIGIHTSGFLVDQTFYKSIQPRISIRYLFPLQTAAKVSYSSMVQFIHLLANSGAQFPTDLWVPATKKIKPQESQQIALGIVKEWKNNTYETSIEAYYKTMNNVIQYKSGASYIALTESWENKVLAGNSTSYGIEFLIQKKKGKFTGWIGYTLSKTERVFEQLNNGKPFPYRYDRRHDISVVAQYQIKKGINISATWVLSTGNAITLPQEKSQDHKTVNTTGLSEYDLIYHPLVERVQPTPEFSDLIASTGLFTKYDTKNSLFYYGSVNSYRIQSFHRMDININFTKKFKWGERTWSVGAYNLYNRANTFYISLEYTPDNNPYFLQHSLFPIIPYFNFSISFK, from the coding sequence ATGATTAGATATATATTCATTTTATTATTTATAGGGTCGGTCTTCCCTTGTTTTTCTCAAAAGAAGTATACTCTTTCGGGATATATAAGGGATATGCGGACAGGGGAGAATCTTATAGGAGCAAATGTATTTGATAAAAACACGTTTTTAGGGAATGTAACCAATAAGTATGGATTCTTTTCAGTTTCTTTACCGGAGGGAAAATATACAATAGTTTTTTCTTATGTGGGGTATAATTCTATGGATACCACTTTTTTGTTAGATGGAGATAAAAAGATGAGTGTTTTATTAGAATCGGGTACTGTCTTAGAAGAAGTATTGGTAGATTCTGAATATGATCATCTGGAGAATACACAAATGGGTTTAGTATCTATTCCTATAGATCAGGTAAAGCTTCTTCCCCGATTTGGAGGGGAGGTAGATATTTTTAAGGTACTCCAGTTGATGCCTGGTATCAAAAACGGAGGGGAAGGATCCAGTGGTTTATATGTCCGGGGAGGCGGACCAGACCAAAATCTCATACTCTTGGATGGAGTCCCTGTCTATAATGCGTCCCATCTTTTCGGTTTCTTTTCGGTTTTTAACGACGATGCCATTAATAATGTAGAAGTTATAAAAGGTGGATTCCCTGCCAGATATGGAGGAAGACTCTCCTCTGTGATAGATATGACTATGAAAGAAGGGAATATGAATAAATTTAACGTCAGCAGTACCATCGGACTGGTTGCTGCAAAAGTAACAGTAGAAGGTCCCATAAAAAAAAATAAAAGCTCTTTCATCGTATCTGCCCGAAGAACTTATATAGATCTGATTTTAAAGCCAATTCTCGGTTCAAATGCTTTCAATTATTACTTTTATGATATAAACGCAAAAATAAATTACATATTTTCCCCTAAAAATAGGATCTATGCCAGTTTTTATATGGGAAGAGATTATTTTTTTTCAGGAAATAAAATCAATCGAATATCTACACTCAAAGTAAAAAATTCTGAGAAACAAGATTCTACGATATATGTCTCTTATAATTCAGATTCAGAAAACGAAATAAGCTGGGGAAATATCACAGCTGTTCTACGTTGGAATACGGTTCTAACCCCTAAACTTTTTCATAACCTCACCTTTACTTATAGCGAATATAATTTTAGTTCTATGGCTAAACAAACTATTGTTTCTGAAAATACTACCTATATTGATAACAGTTATAGTCGCACCGAATACTCTTCGGGGATACAGGACCTTGGTTTAAAAACAGAGTTTGAATGGGATCCCAATACACATCATTCTTTTCGTACAGGGGGAAATGTTACCCACCATACCTTTCGCCCTGGGGTTGCCTCGCAGAGTTCTTCTTTCAAAAAAGATACCACTACGGGTAACAGTCAAATATCTGCTATGGAGTTTGCTTTCTATGTAGAAGATGATTATAAAATAACCCGGCGATGGAGAGCTAATATAGGAATACATACATCAGGATTTTTGGTAGATCAGACCTTTTATAAAAGTATTCAACCCCGAATCAGCATCAGGTACCTTTTTCCATTACAAACTGCCGCAAAAGTATCTTATTCCAGTATGGTGCAGTTCATACATCTCCTTGCCAATTCGGGAGCGCAATTTCCCACAGATCTCTGGGTTCCTGCTACAAAGAAAATAAAACCTCAGGAATCACAACAGATCGCCCTCGGAATAGTAAAAGAATGGAAAAATAACACGTATGAAACAAGTATAGAGGCGTACTACAAAACAATGAATAATGTGATACAATATAAATCAGGGGCTTCTTACATCGCACTTACTGAAAGCTGGGAAAACAAAGTACTAGCAGGAAATAGCACCAGCTATGGAATAGAGTTTCTCATCCAAAAAAAGAAAGGAAAATTTACCGGTTGGATAGGATACACTCTTTCTAAAACAGAGAGAGTATTTGAACAACTGAACAATGGAAAACCATTTCCCTATCGTTATGATAGAAGACACGATATAAGCGTAGTAGCACAATACCAAATTAAAAAAGGTATCAACATATCTGCTACCTGGGTACTTTCCACAGGGAATGCCATTACCCTACCACAAGAAAAATCACAGGATCATAAGACAGTAAACACAACAGGATTAAGTGAATATGACCTTATATACCATCCATTAGTAGAAAGGGTACAACCTACTCCAGAATTCTCGGATCTCATAGCTTCTACAGGCTTATTTACCAAATACGACACAAAAAACTCCTTATTTTATTATGGATCTGTCAATAGTTATAGAATTCAATCTTTCCATAGGATGGATATAAACATAAATTTCACAAAAAAATTTAAATGGGGAGAAAGAACTTGGAGTGTGGGAGCTTATAATCTCTACAACAGAGCAAATACCTTTTATATTTCTCTCGAATACACCCCAGATAATAATCCCTATTTTTTACAACACAGCCTCTTTCCCATCATTCCTTATTTTAATTTTTCTATTTCTTTTAAATAA
- a CDS encoding DUF4249 domain-containing protein: protein MKTQYILTQIQQWIFFAGCTIIFFRCTPQVVEIDIIDTPQKIVLNGFIGVENPLFIVLTKSENILNNAPEDIDETLWVKNATVKVYENNIFLGNVTPAKKSIFIHLDGTKVEFMHTLHLYMTPFIYPKAGATYKVEVTHPDYEPITAEATVPVQSPIIKEISYTKVIDELNLNGTGFNLAYHMKIQDLPGENYYEVLVGKYIYGNRRNFDRNGNIIQWFDSIFYYSGTYFVNSNQDGDANTDFADKIGTSSIFLSEEYAKDGVIEVVFKVQLYPFHYASDPRISKDSLKVSVVVRNIDKSFYQYVKDANNQIKIQKDPYAEPILVNTNTSNGFGVLKCYTQSKKDILVEAIDED from the coding sequence ATGAAAACACAATATATATTAACACAAATACAACAGTGGATTTTTTTTGCAGGATGTACCATCATTTTCTTCAGATGTACACCACAAGTAGTAGAAATTGATATAATAGATACCCCGCAAAAAATAGTATTAAATGGTTTTATTGGTGTAGAAAATCCTCTTTTTATAGTACTTACAAAAAGCGAAAATATACTGAATAATGCACCTGAAGACATTGATGAGACGCTCTGGGTTAAAAATGCAACTGTGAAAGTATATGAAAATAATATATTTTTAGGAAATGTTACTCCTGCTAAGAAAAGTATATTTATACATCTGGATGGAACCAAAGTAGAATTTATGCATACTCTCCATTTATACATGACTCCCTTTATCTATCCTAAAGCAGGAGCAACGTATAAAGTAGAAGTTACCCATCCAGACTATGAACCCATAACAGCAGAGGCAACGGTACCGGTCCAATCCCCTATCATAAAAGAAATATCCTATACAAAAGTAATAGATGAACTCAATCTAAATGGAACAGGATTTAATCTAGCGTATCACATGAAAATACAGGATTTACCGGGAGAAAACTACTACGAAGTATTAGTAGGAAAATACATTTATGGAAATAGGCGTAATTTCGATAGAAATGGGAATATAATACAATGGTTCGACAGTATTTTTTATTATAGTGGGACCTACTTTGTAAATTCAAATCAGGATGGCGACGCTAATACAGATTTTGCTGATAAAATTGGTACAAGCAGTATATTTCTTTCTGAGGAGTATGCAAAAGATGGAGTAATAGAGGTAGTATTCAAAGTTCAATTATATCCTTTTCATTATGCTTCGGATCCCAGGATAAGTAAGGATTCTCTCAAGGTATCGGTAGTGGTACGAAATATAGATAAGAGTTTTTACCAGTATGTGAAAGATGCGAATAACCAAATAAAAATTCAAAAAGATCCGTACGCAGAACCCATCTTAGTAAATACGAATACAAGTAATGGTTTTGGAGTACTTAAATGTTACACCCAGTCCAAAAAAGATATATTGGTAGAAGCTATAGATGAAGACTAG
- a CDS encoding TonB-dependent receptor: protein MNKKLITYILLLLFFIHFTQTYAQTKSVKGKITSKVSKEGLPGVSILIKGTREGTITDVEGKYELQHTTTLPVDIEISFVGYKKKIITLTEETTNVDVELEEDTRELEELVVIGYGVQRKGDLTGSVYSVKGSDLVKIPSFDPMQSLQGKVPGIQILNSSGQPGASAVVRVRGIGTFNNSSPIYVVDGVIIDNINFLNSADIQSIEVLKDASATSIYGSRGANGVIVVTTKQGKAEQRKPVFSITSEYSTQNLSKKIDLLNGKEFATILNEAKVGNYNNLELLPNTDWQNLIFRTAPLQNYQISVTGSTERVQYYFGVGYYNQAGIVKNSEYQRLSIKINNTYKLTKHIKLGNNISISPYTQQVAPNVVYSAYRAQPIAKPYYNDGTYGVVPNVGNPLADLEYNSHNFNRGFRTVGNIFAEADIIEGLKFKTSIGIDYGSNKSTTYSPDYTVYNADGTASQQQNVNSDLYKGYSNNLTWIWENTLNYNKTIKKHHFDILVGYTMQETSSEFLNIHGENILRSSTDFWYIRASYIVDPTKSINTLNDLVNGVDPNQNYALISYLGRINYNFDNRYLFTFTFRRDGSSKFTQNNRYANFPSVALGWNMLNEYFMSPSKTILSQLKIRGSWGTIGNEKINYNRQFSLIQNELNPVFGINEALNPGATYGTAGNPNLVWETTYQTDIGIEFGFFGDKLVGELDYYNKTTKDILVDLLSPGYIGNGQGQKVTYNAGEVLNSGIEWNISYRNKISTLQYKIGFLGSTISNKVITVIGNNGGDPTLIGGFLGNGIPVTLSKPGLPIGAFYGYQTNGIFQNQAQLNAYPHSSQANVGDLIFVDTNEDKKITDADRIYLGSPIPSFIYGFNTELNFKNFDFNIDFQGQYGNKIFNGKEVVRPDPYNFEKHVINRWTGENSTNSEPRASLGGYNYTPSDKFIQDGSFLRIRNISLGYTLPENILKKIRMEQIRFYIKVTNLYTFSSFTGYSPEFATSDVLSNGIDNGVYPISAIYSTGFNVRF, encoded by the coding sequence ATGAATAAGAAACTAATTACGTATATTTTATTATTATTGTTTTTCATACATTTTACCCAAACGTATGCACAGACAAAGAGTGTCAAAGGGAAAATAACTTCTAAAGTAAGTAAGGAAGGGTTGCCGGGTGTATCTATCTTGATAAAAGGCACGAGGGAAGGCACGATTACAGATGTAGAGGGAAAGTATGAGTTACAACATACAACTACTCTTCCTGTAGATATAGAAATATCTTTTGTGGGGTATAAAAAGAAAATAATTACTCTCACAGAAGAAACTACAAATGTAGATGTAGAATTAGAAGAAGATACGAGAGAGTTAGAAGAATTGGTAGTTATAGGTTATGGGGTTCAGAGAAAGGGTGATTTAACAGGTTCTGTTTATTCTGTAAAAGGATCGGATTTGGTAAAAATTCCTTCTTTTGATCCCATGCAGTCTCTTCAGGGGAAAGTTCCTGGTATACAAATTTTGAACAGTTCGGGGCAACCTGGTGCCTCAGCAGTAGTGAGAGTTCGTGGGATAGGAACATTTAATAACTCTTCCCCTATTTATGTGGTAGATGGTGTTATTATAGATAATATAAATTTTTTGAACTCAGCCGATATTCAATCTATAGAGGTTCTTAAAGACGCATCCGCTACATCTATTTATGGTTCACGTGGAGCAAATGGTGTTATTGTTGTTACTACCAAGCAAGGAAAAGCGGAACAAAGAAAGCCGGTTTTTAGTATTACATCTGAATATAGTACTCAAAATTTGAGTAAAAAAATAGATCTTTTAAATGGAAAAGAGTTCGCTACTATTTTGAACGAGGCAAAAGTAGGTAACTATAATAATTTAGAACTTCTACCAAATACCGATTGGCAAAATCTTATTTTTAGAACAGCACCCCTTCAAAATTATCAAATATCTGTAACTGGAAGCACAGAACGTGTGCAGTATTACTTTGGTGTAGGATATTATAATCAAGCAGGAATAGTTAAAAACTCTGAATACCAACGATTGAGCATAAAAATAAATAATACATATAAACTTACCAAACATATAAAATTAGGAAACAATATTTCTATTTCTCCTTATACACAACAAGTAGCACCGAATGTAGTATACAGTGCTTATCGCGCACAACCCATAGCGAAACCTTATTATAACGACGGTACTTATGGAGTAGTTCCCAATGTAGGAAATCCATTAGCAGATTTGGAATACAACTCTCATAATTTTAATAGAGGATTCAGAACAGTAGGAAATATTTTTGCAGAAGCAGATATTATAGAAGGATTAAAATTTAAAACCAGTATAGGGATAGATTATGGTTCTAATAAAAGTACTACATACTCTCCCGATTATACTGTATATAATGCCGATGGAACCGCTTCTCAACAACAGAATGTGAATAGCGATTTGTACAAAGGATACAGCAATAACCTCACATGGATATGGGAAAATACCCTTAACTATAATAAAACAATTAAAAAACATCATTTTGATATATTAGTAGGATATACTATGCAGGAAACTTCTTCTGAATTTTTAAACATTCATGGAGAAAATATATTGAGAAGTAGTACTGATTTTTGGTATATCAGAGCCAGTTATATTGTTGACCCCACCAAAAGCATTAATACACTCAATGATTTAGTAAATGGGGTAGACCCCAATCAAAATTATGCTCTTATTTCTTACCTCGGACGTATTAACTACAACTTTGACAATAGATATCTCTTTACTTTCACTTTCAGAAGAGACGGAAGTTCTAAGTTTACACAAAATAATCGTTATGCAAACTTCCCTTCTGTTGCTTTAGGATGGAATATGCTCAATGAATATTTCATGAGTCCCTCAAAAACAATACTATCACAACTAAAAATAAGAGGAAGTTGGGGAACCATTGGAAACGAAAAAATAAATTATAATAGACAATTTTCCCTTATCCAAAACGAATTGAATCCTGTTTTTGGAATAAATGAAGCTCTCAACCCAGGTGCTACTTATGGCACAGCTGGAAATCCAAATTTAGTATGGGAAACAACATATCAAACAGATATAGGTATAGAATTCGGATTCTTTGGAGATAAACTGGTCGGAGAACTGGATTACTATAACAAAACAACCAAAGATATTTTAGTAGACCTCCTTTCCCCGGGATATATAGGAAATGGACAAGGACAAAAAGTAACTTATAATGCAGGAGAAGTTCTTAATTCAGGCATTGAATGGAATATTTCTTACAGAAATAAAATATCTACACTGCAATATAAAATAGGATTTTTAGGATCCACCATTTCTAACAAAGTCATTACTGTTATAGGAAATAACGGAGGAGACCCTACACTTATAGGGGGATTTTTAGGAAATGGAATTCCCGTTACTTTGAGTAAACCAGGGTTACCCATAGGGGCTTTTTATGGGTATCAAACAAATGGAATATTTCAAAATCAAGCCCAATTAAACGCCTACCCCCACAGTTCTCAGGCGAATGTGGGAGATCTTATATTTGTAGATACAAATGAAGATAAAAAAATAACCGATGCGGACAGAATTTACCTCGGTTCCCCTATCCCGTCATTTATTTATGGTTTTAACACAGAACTCAACTTTAAAAATTTTGATTTCAATATAGATTTTCAGGGACAATACGGAAATAAAATATTTAATGGAAAAGAAGTAGTACGCCCCGATCCATACAATTTTGAAAAACACGTCATAAACCGATGGACAGGAGAAAATAGCACTAATTCAGAACCGAGGGCATCTCTAGGTGGGTATAATTATACTCCTTCTGATAAGTTTATCCAAGACGGTTCTTTTTTAAGGATACGTAATATATCTTTAGGGTATACTTTACCTGAAAATATTTTAAAAAAAATACGAATGGAACAAATAAGATTTTACATAAAAGTAACAAATCTCTATACTTTTAGTAGTTTTACAGGATATTCACCCGAATTCGCTACCTCAGACGTATTATCAAATGGGATAGATAACGGAGTTTATCCAATATCAGCCATCTATTCAACAGGTTTTAATGTAAGATTTTAA
- a CDS encoding RagB/SusD family nutrient uptake outer membrane protein: protein MKKYRIKISVIFITIIFIKCSSFLDIKPQGELTQASFPKSSSDALLAVNATYSTLRNWFYHSGGYPILDIMSDDAYKGSNPGDQFATVGPYNTFNITTTQDGLDRWWTTLFLGIKQANVVIENIPNISMDEKIKNTYIAEAKFLRALYYFDMVRAWGDVPLVTTTAAPLQLPRTPKKQIYEQIIQDFQQSLEALPEKSAISPDQMGRATKGAAKSFLAKVYLFQNDFVNAEKYATEVILSGQYSLEENFSDANSEKGEYGVESIFEIGARRNEGFENGGDQYSNNQGVRGTPNRGWGFNRPSLELKDSFEPNDPRMDATIIFLHEILDGIEILGDGTTPDIVYDTNGKLIEIECYNQKVWTLGNNTITAWAYNRRLLRYADILLIAAEASNENGKTAEALKYLNTIRKRARGNKPNILPDITETNKTKLRDIILDERRHELALEGHRFWDLIRTGKAEQILSPLGFVKEKNEVLPIPQTEIDLSQGTLKQNDGY from the coding sequence ATGAAAAAATATAGAATCAAAATCAGTGTTATTTTTATAACTATTATATTCATAAAATGTTCCAGTTTTTTAGATATAAAACCACAGGGAGAACTCACGCAAGCTTCTTTTCCTAAATCAAGCTCTGACGCATTGCTCGCAGTGAATGCTACCTACAGTACTCTCAGAAATTGGTTTTATCATTCGGGCGGCTATCCTATTTTAGATATTATGTCTGATGATGCTTATAAAGGAAGCAATCCCGGTGACCAATTTGCTACTGTAGGTCCTTACAATACTTTTAACATAACCACTACTCAGGATGGATTAGACAGATGGTGGACAACTCTTTTTTTAGGAATAAAGCAGGCAAATGTAGTCATAGAAAATATTCCCAATATTTCTATGGACGAAAAAATTAAAAATACATATATTGCAGAAGCAAAATTTTTAAGAGCATTATATTACTTTGATATGGTAAGAGCTTGGGGAGATGTACCTTTAGTTACCACAACTGCCGCCCCACTTCAGCTCCCAAGAACACCTAAAAAACAAATATATGAACAAATAATACAAGATTTTCAACAGTCTTTAGAGGCACTCCCAGAAAAAAGTGCCATTTCCCCAGATCAAATGGGAAGAGCAACAAAAGGTGCTGCAAAATCTTTTTTAGCAAAAGTATATCTCTTCCAGAATGATTTCGTAAATGCAGAAAAATATGCCACTGAGGTCATCCTTTCAGGACAATATTCTTTAGAAGAAAATTTCTCCGATGCCAATAGTGAAAAGGGAGAATATGGTGTAGAATCTATTTTTGAAATAGGCGCTAGAAGAAATGAAGGATTTGAAAACGGAGGCGACCAATACTCTAATAACCAAGGAGTACGTGGAACCCCTAACAGAGGTTGGGGATTTAACAGACCTTCTTTAGAACTCAAAGATTCGTTTGAACCCAACGATCCACGAATGGACGCTACTATTATTTTTTTACACGAAATCCTAGATGGTATAGAAATACTCGGAGATGGGACTACTCCCGACATCGTTTATGATACAAACGGAAAATTGATAGAAATAGAATGTTATAATCAAAAAGTATGGACATTAGGAAACAATACCATTACCGCATGGGCATACAACCGCCGACTATTGAGGTATGCAGATATTTTACTCATAGCAGCCGAAGCTTCTAACGAAAATGGAAAAACCGCCGAAGCATTAAAATATCTCAATACGATACGAAAAAGAGCTAGAGGAAATAAACCGAATATACTCCCAGACATAACAGAAACAAATAAAACTAAACTGAGAGATATAATACTTGACGAAAGAAGACACGAACTTGCATTAGAAGGACACAGATTTTGGGATCTCATACGAACAGGAAAGGCAGAACAAATACTCAGCCCCCTGGGCTTTGTAAAAGAGAAAAATGAAGTGCTTCCAATACCACAAACAGAAATAGATCTTTCCCAAGGAACTTTAAAACAAAATGATGGTTATTAA